In the Ricinus communis isolate WT05 ecotype wild-type chromosome 3, ASM1957865v1, whole genome shotgun sequence genome, AGAGGAGTTCTTCCTAGTGGAAAAGAAGTTGCAGTCAAGCAGCTTAAAGCTGGAAGTGGACAAGGAGAGCGCGAATTTCAGGCTGAGATTGAAATTATTAGCCGAGTGCATCACAAACACCTTGTTTCATTGGTTGGATATTGTATCACTGGCTCTCAGAGACTTCTTGTTTATGAGTTCGTTCCAAACAACACTTTAGAGTTTCACTTACATGGTATGTAACTAACGAATTTTGACAAGTGTCAATGATGCTTCATTTAGCATTTACTTTTTAACTTGAATTTCCATACTATAGGCGACATGTATCTGATAGAAAATAATGCCATATTACAGGAAAGGGGCGGCCTACCATGGATTGGCCTACCAGACTTAAAATTGCTCTGGGGTCTGCTAAGGGACTTGCATATCTGCATGAAGATTGTAAGTTCTATTGTTTCACCTCAAGAATTTTCCAGTCTTGAATATATCACGCTTTGTAGATTTTCACTGATTatctaaattcttaatttctttttctttttgttttccagGTCATCCTAAAATCATTCATCGTGATATTAAGGCAGCTAATATACTTTTGGATTTCAAATTTGAGGCAAAGGTATAACCATATCATTCAATTTGTGGATCTTTATTAATAGGCACAAGCAgaatctaaaataatttctctgatttaattagttttaagtAAATGTGTTTGATGAAGTATTCTGAATCTCATTTGAAATAAACCTGATCTCTCATATGAATTTTGCTCAGGTTGCAGATTTTGGACTAGCAAAGTTCTCTTCTGATTTTAATACACATGTCTCCACCAGGGTCATGGGAACCTTTGGGTAAGACCTCCTTCACATGGTTGTAGTTTCAATAGTGTTAATTCTTGATGGTTGTCTGAACTGAACTAAACATCTTTTGCTTGGTTTTCCAAAAGTAGCAAATTAGCTGGTTCTGTTTTTGCATGTCTTGCTTTTATAAATCTTGAAAAGCTGCATCTATATGACATCTTTCTGATTGGCAgtttatattcaaattattattgcTCATGGACTTGAATGCTAATTGTCCAGGTATCTGGCTCCAGAATATGCAGCAAGCGGGAAATTAACAGATAAATCAGATGTATTCTCCTTTGGGATCATGCTTCTGGAGTTGATTACTGGGCGGCGTCCTGTTGATGCAAATCCAGCTTATGCAGATGACAGTTTGGTTGACTGGGTGAGTTATAACTTTGTCGATATGGATGTTCAATCACAAggataacataaaatatatgcaTATGTTGACAAATTTCCATACCAATGCAACCATGAAGTGAGAGATTGTTTAACATCATAGGCATACCTTGCAGGCGAGGCCTTTGCTCACACGAGCTCTAGAAGATGGAAACTTTGACACTCTGGCAGATCCAAAATTGCAAAATGATTATGACCACAATGAAATGGCTCGCATGGTTGCTTCTGCTGCTGCTTGTGTGCGTCATTCAGCTAGACGCCGACCGCGTATGAGTCAGGTAATGATAAAGGAATTAtgatgaaaatttaaattcagtTATGAATTAACATGCTAGATGAGTTTGTTTGACCAGGCTCTTGGACCAGTATAAATATGCTAATAGATATACTTTGATCTTAGTCAAATCTTTATTAGCTCGCATGAGCACATTTGTTTTGGGGATTGTTGGTGTTTAAGCTCTGTCTGATAAAGAGAATTTACATTTAACTGAGCAGGTAGTCCGAGCTCTGGAAGGAGATGTCGCACTGTCTGATCTTAATGAAGGAATACGACCTGGACACAGTAGTTTATACAGCTATGGCAGTTCAGACTATGACACCAGCCAATACAACGAGGACATGAAAAAATTCCGGAAGATGGCTTTAGGAAGCCAGGAGTATGGTGCCAGTAGCGAATACAGTGGACCAACCAGCGAATATGGTTTATATCCTTCCGGCTCAAGCAGTGAAGGACATAATACCCGAGAAATGGAAATGGGAAAGATGAAGAGAAACAGCCAAGGTTTTAGTGGAAATTCATGATAACTGAAGCTCCAAATTTTCTGTAAAGAACCAGCCTCCCTTTTCTTATACTCTTGACGTAGATGTCACACTGATTGCAAGAATGGCATGTTTGGGATGTGATAACATATacgatttattttttttcccctttttcttACCCCTGATTTTGAAGTGTCATTGGCTTTATTCTGTATTTATGGCGCCTTATATACTAcagaaataatgaaattacaagttgattcttttattctttgcTTAAATGTTTGAGCCAATTGTCTCACTtgtttcttgcattacttgaTAGTTTTTGCCCATACACTTGAATTTTTGACTTAGTAGTTAGGTAGGCAGGTGTGCAAGCGTGAACGACTGAAGTATTTTAGGCGTTTAGGGTTTCTATTATTGCAAGCGTGCAAGCTGTATTGTATGCAAGAAATCATTGTCccatttatcaatttaacCGTTTCCAAGTCCTTTTTGCGTTGGGATGAAGCTTTTTGTTGGTAAGCCAGGCAGGCACCTTAAAGCTATTATTTTCCGACTACGACCTACCAACCTTCTTGAATTAACACAAGTAGACCTTTAATAATTAGACTAATGCTTTTCAGCATTTTTTTGTTTGGGTTAGCTTGGCTTCTTGAAGCTGTGGTATGCCCTAGGCTAACCATCTGGTTTGGATGTCAATAGGTTACCAAATTACGTTCTTGCAACTATCATCTTCCACTTGCACCTTATCTCAATTCTAACAGGAAGAAATGGCTTGCCTTGCAATCTAAAGTCAAAGAAAGCAAGTCCCATTTGTCAAGTGCGTATAAGAATCATTGAAAGTGACTTTGTCCTGTGCGCATGTTTGTATTGTATCTAGTGGAGAAAGAAATCGGCCAGCTTATGCCACTTTTGGCTTTTCTTTGCCACACAACTTTCTTACTGCAATTTATagcagaagaaagaaaaagaacaggAAGATAGTTGGGGGTGGACCTAGCCAACTTCCAGTCATCATGTGTATCGCACTTTTCTCCAGCCTGGTAAAAAAAGGAGCGCACATGCTACGAACTGTAGCCCTGACCCCCGGTCCCCTTCAGATTTACAGTCTTTCTCTCTAACTTCTTCTTTAGATTATCGAGTAATATTAAAGGGTTTTTCAAAATAAGGAATCCAAAACAACTCAAATTGACCGGCATAAATAAACATGGATCATCATTTACATTCAGCATCAGTTTTCAAGATTATCAACGTACGGTCAGAGCCAAACGAGGACCAAACTGTTGGTTGTCTcaatttgttttattcttttttgaaCTCTTAAATACAAAGTGGTTTTATGTGGGCTTGGCCTTCTAAGACTGGACAGAGCGAAATAAAGGCTGCACTAAATATCCATGTGCAGATCTTCTCTTGTTGCTGTCTTTGTTAAACCTTTTCTGCATTTGACTGTTTTCCTAACTCCTGATTCTAATTTGATCAATCTTGCAGCAAAGATCGTTAGGTTGTGAATGttagcctttttttttatttatttcttttaacgGTTGTTCTACTGATTACTGGGAAAGAAAAGCCTGCAACATATACTACTGAGGGGCAATGTAATTTGATATGAACCATCTTAGCCTAAAGAATCTCCAATTCAACTCTGGTGCATTTAACGTGGTTTAATGTTGATTAGTACAATAAAACTAATGGAGACATGGCACTGACAAAAACAATACAGTAGCGATTAATTTGGTTGCAGAAATTTGGAAAAGGCACCTCTTCATTACACCTTCCCCGCTCTCAGGCAGTGCTTAGTTTTTCTCCAAGCTGCTGCAAGTAAACAAATAAAGTGAATTTCAAACGCAGCAGGTACCCAGCTCCAAAAGATGAGCTTTTTCCTGTTTGAAATCAGTGGCCAAGTTGCTTGCTGCTTAAACTATCTATGTTTCttttactattcaaaatttgtgCCATTACAAGCATCATCCAAACCCAAGTGAAATTTACAACTCTACTGAATATAAAAGCTAATTTCTATAATGATGCCTGCGACGACACTTGCAAATATGTGTTGACACTTTTAAGGAAAAATGCGTTCAGATTTTCCAACATTAACAGAGACGAGCAGATGGACGGATCAATCTACACTACAAATTGGCTAATCGACCCGAGCCGGAACCTCTCCTCTTTCGCCGACGCCTTTGTCGAATCCGCCAAATGCTcaacaataatagaaaaccTATCATATAGCTAGTCAATCAGTAAAAAACAAACAGAAAATCTAAACAATTTTCCACATATATGTGAAGTAAAGATGAATTTCACCAACCAGTAACTGACACTACTGCAGGTACAAGCCAATGACTAGCAACTAGCACAGGAGCATCAAGCTGCAAACAGAAAGGGTGCGAGTATCATAAGCATTTCCCGAAATATATTACCAATGAGTTTATATCTTATAGTTGGCACTGCAAATTAAGACATTTCCTAGATGACACATTTCGTACCTCGTCTCCATAGAGCATACCCCAGTAAGTATTTCCCAGTGAGTCATTCTTACTTTTCTCAGTAAACTTTGGATGTCTCAAATTGGAAGTGTCAACAGTTGAATTTAAACCTCTCcccaaatcaataaaagaatgGCCTGGAAGTCTTCTATTCCTTCCCCTCACATGTAGATTGTATCCCTTAGTTCCCCATACTTCAAATCTCGAGTCACTCCTGCATATCAAATCCTTTTTCACAACAGCAGAATACATAGAGAAATTCACATCAGTTCTTCGAGAAGGTAATTGGTTGTCATCAATGTGAAGGGCTTCATCTTGTTTAACAGAATCCGGAAAGAGTAACGGATCTCTGATGTTCCCACTGgtgaaatctaaaattttcttCAAAAGCCAGTAACAATTGGTAACCATATGGCTGCTATCCAGACAATTGGAGTCTCCATAAACAGCAATACGACCTTGACCAACCTCTACAAGGCCAAGGATTGGGGAGTCTGCCTGCATAATGTTGATACCACAGAGAGATATTATTTTGACTATACAGATTATTTcgtcaaaaaggaaaaaaattcaCATATGTTGAAGGCATCCAACTGCCCTTGAAAAGCTGAAGAATTGGTTCaagtaataaattttcttttttactttaatattttaagaattatttaaaaacttatCAACGTATGCATGTGAAGTTTGGATGCTGCAAAGAGAGTGAGTCAACTATTTACAGAGAAACATGCAGACTGATAACAGTTAAACACTTGACCATGAAGAATGAGTGCGACAGACTACTGGATTACCAGACCTTACGACTAGGGAATATGCTGCTTCAgatcttttgaagaaatttcaGTGGTAAGAAAACACAATACAAGCTATGATTTGGAAAATCTCAGTTTTCAGTTTTCACCTTCAGCATGCCCGAAGTCAGCAGTACATTCTGAGTGGCTCCGCTCTCTGAGCTATCCAGGAAAGGAAAACAGTGGACATACCCACCACTAGGAAACCTCACAATGTCAGTTCCAGATGCATATCGACTTTGCTCTCCATCAATGGAAAAATCACCATTCAGGATCTTATCTCCAAAAGCGATTCCAAAAGGGGCCAAAAGATCATTTAATGCTGGAATATTTGCACCTCCAGTAACAGGAGTCCACCAGCTCCGTGTATTATCATCGAAAAACCTCATTTTCACCATTGTTTCCACATTATACCATTCAGAAAACACAGCCAGCCCCAAACCGGTACTGATAACATCATCTCTCAGTTTTTCAATCTCTTCTGGAAAGTACTCATCCTCGAGATCCACTAGCAGAAGTGTACCATATTGACGAGCATCAAAGCATGTGAAAGGAGAACCAAGTGTTTCAACATAGTACCCAGCATCTCGTAACATGTTGAacataatatgaaaatttgtatgtagGTGATCCCCATGCCAATCAAGAATATCATTCCGAACGTCCAAAGAGTCTCTTGGAATATATCCAGGAGGATATTTGATGCTATGGAACTGATCCCATAAAATCCGCTTTGACCTTGCTGGAGTTGGAACCACCTTCAGTTTCAGTTGAAGCACACAAGTACTACTTCGAGGACTC is a window encoding:
- the LOC8268363 gene encoding proline-rich receptor-like protein kinase PERK1, whose product is MSAPTPTSPPSTNTTAPPPATPAAPPPSTPAAPPPATPAAPPPATPAAPPPATPAAPPPAPVTPSAPPPAPATPSSPPPTSSSSPPPPSTPSPSPPTSTPSPPSPPSTTPSPPTNSGTTPSTPTPTTRSPPAPPTSSSPSPPSPPSNSSSGISTGVVVGIAIGGVAILLVLSLLCICCRKKRRRRDDEAAYYVPPPPGPKDGPYGGQQQQHWQQHAPPPDRVFTAMPKPNPPPPVASRPPHPASMTPPPPPPPPFMSSSGGSGSNYSGSENPLPPPSPGLALSFSKSTFSFEELARATDGFSNANLLGQGGFGYVHRGVLPSGKEVAVKQLKAGSGQGEREFQAEIEIISRVHHKHLVSLVGYCITGSQRLLVYEFVPNNTLEFHLHGKGRPTMDWPTRLKIALGSAKGLAYLHEDCHPKIIHRDIKAANILLDFKFEAKVADFGLAKFSSDFNTHVSTRVMGTFGYLAPEYAASGKLTDKSDVFSFGIMLLELITGRRPVDANPAYADDSLVDWARPLLTRALEDGNFDTLADPKLQNDYDHNEMARMVASAAACVRHSARRRPRMSQVVRALEGDVALSDLNEGIRPGHSSLYSYGSSDYDTSQYNEDMKKFRKMALGSQEYGASSEYSGPTSEYGLYPSGSSSEGHNTREMEMGKMKRNSQGFSGNS